The following DNA comes from Cololabis saira isolate AMF1-May2022 chromosome 7, fColSai1.1, whole genome shotgun sequence.
AGGGGTTTCCACAGGCGAGGAAATACAAATTGGGGCTGAAAGCAAAACACTGATGGCGAAAAGTAAAAGGGCTGGTTTGATCAGAGTAATTCAATTCACAAAACACTgggagataaaaacaaaaaacaaaaacaaaacaagagttACAGATTTGGTCTCTTTAATGACTTTTTATGGTCACTAACAAACATCAATAGAGGAAGGATTATGTAAAAACTGGAGAACATTTATATCATGTCACAGATGGGCAATCATGATTCTATTTACTTGCCTTTGTatatttcaaacatgtttttccTACATATTTTATAACACCAATGCCTCATGCCTTGACACAAATATATTAGGAGGATATATTCTGGGGAATGTCACCATGGCTGTCTCCGTGCTTCTTATACCTCAGCAATAGCAGGCAGCATACAGGCTCTTAAGCGTGTTTCTCTCCAAGCTGACCTGCAGTCAGAGATCCAACGGGAGATGAGGGAATGTTTCACAACCGGATTCAGTTTCTCACCCTCTGCTACTCTGTCTTTTGGGCAGGCTCTCCCGATGACCTCCGACCCGGAGAAGCTGTGTTTCGGGGAAACATTTGGAACTGAAATATTGGTGTTGGTCTGTATTTCTGGGCAGCTGCTCTTTCGATGGCATGGGATATCTGCATTTGAAGCGTGAGGGATGCTGTTTGCTCTGTTGCTCCGCCATACGCTTCCATGCTGCCTTGCAAACCTTCCCTCACCCGTTCCTGAGAGTGCTGAGATGTTGTTCTGGTGTCCGTAAAGATACTCTAAAGGGTCAGAGTTGCCATACAGCAACTCCTCATTCAGTTCTTTTTTCTCATCCTGAAGCACATGATTGGTTTGTGGCTTCTCTTTTAAGTTGAACTCAAAAGTGTTTAATGTAGTCCTGATGAGCCGTGACGGCCTCAGCCTGTGCTGCGCTGTGTTTTCCTGCCGTGTGTGGAAGCTGTCGGGGGAAACGTCTCTGGCAGGGAAAGTGGGGCGGGCCAGGTGGCAGATGGAGAGGAGGTAGTCCTCCGATGAGACCGCCTGGCTGTGATTGCTGAGGAGAAGTGTGTTGGCCTCATTCAAATCCTTCACCGTCTCCTCCGCACCCTCTTTGATCGTTGGCAGAGTGAGTCTCCTCTTGGACAGCAGTCTGGACCGTGGCCGCATAGCTGAGGAACAAACCAAAGGGAGGTCATTTCTAAAGCTCACGCAACCTTCAAATCCTTCACAACTGTGCAGCCAGTCTAGTTTGGAATACAACAGCCTCAAGCAAGAAGGCAATTTTCCCATGAATCTTTCACTAAATTTACCCAACCTATTGGAAAAAACTTTAAGAGATCAAATAataaggaaaaacaacaacaaaggctATAACTGCCAGACTGTTGTTTACTAAAAAACATCTTCCATCTGCGCATTGAAATATACAATGTCAATGCAAGAAAACACTTGATAGCCTACACAGCATTTTCTttgaatgtatgtatatatatatatatatatatatatatatatatatatatatatatatatatatatatatatatatatatatatatatatacggtatatatatatatatatatacatataaaaatatataataactaaCAGAATACATTGTTGAGAAGCTGAATGGAGTAAAAAgcaaaaagcctttattttgaTGAAATGCTTGTTTTCAAGTAAGCTTTTTAGTCAAGAATCTCTTCAGACTAATCTGTTTCTTCAGTGACTGAATGCTGCTCACCAGATACATAACAGCTTGTTGCCTATGTTTCAAAACACAACCATCCCCCGACTGTATCAATCAAATTAAACATAAAGACTCcctgtcctcctcctgactctcaTCTTCCTCGTTTTAGGCTTCATTCCCATGCTTACTTTGGAGTGGCTGCATGACCAGCCCAAAATACAAACAATCCCTGCAAGGAGTAGCAAGAGGCTCTGTAAATAGATGGCTATTTCAAATAATATTGCAGTCACGTAAAGCCACAGAATGTGTcagtctgtattttttttatgcaaC
Coding sequences within:
- the si:dkeyp-72g9.4 gene encoding uncharacterized protein si:dkeyp-72g9.4, with translation MRPRSRLLSKRRLTLPTIKEGAEETVKDLNEANTLLLSNHSQAVSSEDYLLSICHLARPTFPARDVSPDSFHTRQENTAQHRLRPSRLIRTTLNTFEFNLKEKPQTNHVLQDEKKELNEELLYGNSDPLEYLYGHQNNISALSGTGEGRFARQHGSVWRSNRANSIPHASNADIPCHRKSSCPEIQTNTNISVPNVSPKHSFSGSEVIGRACPKDRVAEGEKLNPVVKHSLISRWISDCRSAWRETRLRACMLPAIAEV